A genomic region of Rhipicephalus sanguineus isolate Rsan-2018 chromosome 3, BIME_Rsan_1.4, whole genome shotgun sequence contains the following coding sequences:
- the LOC119385296 gene encoding uncharacterized protein LOC119385296 yields the protein MLDFYDSLVVEEPTPPAHWPAPHCREPLRVSLELHGGRSKRVTPRCAIAQEAATRMHEDLAGRTHVFTDGSVLQDHSAAAACVAPELATDVQRRLSYCASSTSAAMVGLQLAADLLRESPAVTSAAIFCDSRAALRQLAMEYCGPPLAQPVSQKLLAIRRSGCEVVLQWLPSHVGIAGNEAADELAKRAHSSATPLTDYATSFDSARINFRCELMREHPDARIAAGHAPPPLPATGISRRDRALLLTLRTGSAWPAERKHRLHGAAAPKCVDCGAVETVADLLCECPALVDVRKQLKTEYHRHGLPCVTLQDFLFPTGYEDRRLGALVALISFLERANLIERLF from the coding sequence ATGCTCGATTTCTACGACAGCTTGGTGGTCGAGGAGCCGACGCCTCCTGCTCACTGGCCCGCCCCACACTGCCGCGAGCCCCTGCGAGTCTCCCTCGAGCTCCACGGTGGCCGCTCCAAGCGCGTTACCCCTCGCTGTGCCATCGCTCAAGAAGCCGCAACGCGGATGCACGAGGACCTCGCCGGCAGGACTCACGTCTTCACTGACGGCTCTGTACTGCAGGACCACTCTGCTGCAGCAGCCTGTGTCGCCCCCGAGCTCGCCACTGACGTCCAGAGACGCCTGAGCTACTGCGCCTCCTCTACCAGTGCCGCGATGGTGGGTCTACAGCTAGCTGCCGATCTCCTTCGCGAGTCTCCGGCGGTCACTAGCGCAGCCATCTTCTGCGATTCCAGGGCAGCCCTGCGCCAACTCGCGATGGAGTATTGCGGCCCTCCGCTCGCCCAGCCCGTCTCCCAGAAACTCCTGGCAATTCGTCGGAGTGGTTGCGAAGTGGTCCTGCAATGGCTACCAtcccacgtcggcatcgcgggcaacgaggcggcgGACGAACTCGCGAAGCGAGCACACTCCAGCGCGACCCCGCTCACAGACTACGCAACATCGTTCGACTCAGCGCGCATCAACTTTCGCTGTGAGTTGATGCGAGAGCATCCCGACGCGCGGATCGCCGCTGGACACGCCCCACCTCCCCTTCCTGCAACTGGCATCTCCCGCCGcgatcgcgcgctcctcctcaccctgaggaCCGGCTCGGCGTGGCCCGCGGAACGTAAACATCGTCTCCATGGCGCGGCTGCACCGAAGTGCGTCGATTGTGGCGCGGTAGAAACAGTTGCAGATCTTCTCTGCGAGTGCCCCGCCCTTGTCGACGTTCGGAAGCAGCTCAAAACTGAGTACCACCGCCACGGCCTGCCCTGTGTAACCCTACAGGACTTCCTGTTCCCCACCGGCTACGAGGATCGCCGCCTTGGCGCTCTTGTGGCCCTGATCTCCTTCCTTGAACGCGCGAACCTGATCGAGCGGCTTTTCTAA